From a single Populus nigra chromosome 18, ddPopNigr1.1, whole genome shotgun sequence genomic region:
- the LOC133678547 gene encoding uncharacterized protein LOC133678547, producing the protein MGGAAAAAAHVVKRIPRIKFPPRHAKSSSSVGFVPQTQAASTDTEIHHFIMSSSEVPASPANIAEGGKASLQPKRTPVSEREIEAVQLGGIF; encoded by the exons ATGGgaggagcagcagcagcagcagcacacGTAGTCAAGAGAATTCCACGGATTAAATTCCCTCCAAGACACGCAAAATCTTCATCTTCAG TTGGGTTTGTCCCACAAACTCAAGCTGCATCAACAGATACAGAGATTCATCATTTTATCATGTCAAGCTCAGAAGTTCCCGCATCACCAGCCAATATTGCCGAGGGAGGCAAAGCTTCTCTTCAGCCAAAACGCACACCTGTCTCAGAGAGGGAAATTGAGGCTGTTCAG CTGGGCGGCATCTTCTGA